The genomic window CCTTTGGCCGCTTCTCCTAAGCCATAGGCTTTGATATCGTCCCTGGTTTGTTGGACGGTTTGATGGAACCGTGAGAGTATCCAGCGATCTGATAATTCTAGTTTATCTATTTCAGGGGTTCCTAAACTTTGGGGGGTTTCTCCTTTGAGGTGCATCATGACAAACCGGGCTGCGTTCCAAAGTTTGTTAGCGAAATTTCGGGACGCTTCTACGGATTCGGATTCGTCGGTTTTGCGATCATATTGTAAGCTAATATCTTGACCTGCACCAGCCACTTCTTTAATTAGGGTATAACGCAGGGCATCAGTCCCATATTTTTCAATTAAGATTAAAGGATCAATACCATTATTAGAAGACTTCGACATTTTTTTGCCGTTTTCGTCCCTCACTAAGCCATGAATATAGACATCTTGGAAGGGCATTTTATCGGTAAAATAGCCAGCCATCATGGTCATTCTAGCGACCCAAAAGAAGATAATATCGAATCCTGTGACAAGGGTACTGGTGGGGTAATAGGTTTTTAAATCTTGCGTATTGTCAGGCCAGCCTAATGTTGAAAACGGCCATAAACCGGAGGAAAACCAAGTATCTAAGACATCAGGATCTTGTTCTAATTGAATAGTATCACCATAGTCTTTTTTTGCTTTTTCTAAGGCTTCTTGTTCTGAATGCGCCACAATAAAAGGGGTGTTATCGGTAATTTCTCCATTGGTTTCACTGATAACATACCATGCCGGAATTTGGTGACCCCACCATAATTGACGAGAAATACACCAATCTTTTAGTTTAACTAACCAATCTCGATAAACTTTTTTCCAGCGTTCAGGAACAAAATTAGGAGAATTATTTTCATCTAGAAACTTTAAAGCTTTTTGGGATAAGGGATCAATTTTGACAAACCATTGTGTGGATAATAAAGGTTCAACAGGAACTTTCCCCCTGTCACTATAAGGAACGGTATGATTATACTTTTCTGTTTTAATTAAAAAGCCATCTTCTTCTAACTTTTTAACAACATTTTTACGAGCAACATAACGATCTTGTCCTTCAAATATTCCTGCATTTTCGTTAAGTGTCCCATCTTTATTCATAATATTAATAAACGGCAGTTGATGACGGTTTCCCATCTCGAAATCATTGGGATCATGGGCAGGGGTTACTTTAACACAGCCGGTTCCAAATTCAGGATCAACTAATTCATCAGCAAAAATAGGGATTTCTCGCCCAACAATAGGTAAAGTTATGGTTTTTCCAATCAAATTTTTGTATCTTTCGTCATTAGGATTTACCGCTACTCCTGTATCTCCTAACATGGTTTCGGGTCGGGTGGTTGCCACTTCAACATGACCGCTACCGTCGCTTAAGGGATAACGAAAGTGCCATAAATGACCTTCTACCTCTTTACTTTCTACTTCTAAATCTGATACCGCAGACAAAGAAGCAGGACACCAATTAACTAAATAATTACCCCGATAAATTAATCCGGCTTCGTACAGTTTCACAAAGGCAGTTCTAACGGCTTTTGATAATCCTTCATCCAGGGTAAATCTTTCCCTTGACCAGTCCGCAGACAGTCCCATTTTTTTCAATTGATTAACAATTTTACCCCCAGATTCTTGCTTCCATTCCCAAGCTTTTTCTAAGAATTTTTCCCGTCCAATGTCATAACGGGTGATTCCTTCGGCCTTTAATTGGCGATCAAGTACAGTATGAACTGCTATACTGGCATGATCTGTTCCGGGGAGACAAAGGGTATTATAACCACACATCCGATGATACCGCACCAACACATCCATGAGGCAATCTTCAAACGCATGGCCCATGTGAAGACTTCCCGTAACGTTGGGGGGAGGAATGACAATACTATAGGTTTCTCCTTCCTTGCTGTTGTCTGCTTTAAAGACTTGATGGGTTTCCCATGCGTCTTGCCATTTGCTTTCTGTGGTTTTGGGGTCGTATTGGGTGGGTAGTTCGGGTATGGTTGCGGTCATGGACAATAAAAAGTGGGTGTGTTAATAGTTATCCTTGTTAAATTGTGCCATATCATCGGGGTTATGTTGAATTTAGAATGTTGAATTTAAAATTTAGAATTGAAATAGTTGATTAATATGAGTGTAATTAGTTTTAGTTATGCCATAATTATCAATAGAGTGAAGCTGAAAGATAGAGGGTTTAATAATTATGACACCGAATGTAAATATAGATAAGGCAACTCTGTATGAAGAGGATTTTTGTTTATGGTTAGAAACAACAGCAGAGTTATTAAAAAATCGTCAACTTGAGAACTTAGATTATGATAATTTAATTGAAGAAATAGAAACAATGGGAAGAAGTGAAAGAAACTCCCTCAAAAGTAATCTAGTTGTGGTCTTAATGCACTTATTGAAGTATAAATATCAACCTCAAAAACGTTCAAAAAGTTGGTTATCTTCTATTTTTGAACATCGCCGTCGTTTAATTGAAGCATTCAAAACGAGTCCAAGTTTAAAACGTTATTATCAGAAGGTTTTTGATGAATGTTATCAATATGCAGTGAGACAAGCCAGTATAGAAACAGGTTTACCGCTTGAAAAATTTCCCAATACAAGTCCTTTTACCACAGAAGAAACTATAGATTTTGATTTCTTACCACAGGATAATTAATTTTGACAGTGTAACTACTTAAGTATCAAAATGCGTATTTTCTCTGTGTTGATTTTGACTAGATTATGACATTATGGAAAATAATTAAATTATTCGGTAATTCAAATGTTAAATAGTTCTTTATCTCCTGCACAGGCTAAGATCGATTTAACTTTGTGGCAAGTAGAAGCTGATTCTATATCCAGTAATGAATTATATGTTTGGTTAGTTGATAGTGGATTACCTAGTGATGTCGCTTGTCGATTACATGAACTGATTAGCTTTACAAAAAGAGTCGGTAATAAAATCTTTAATATTGGCAAAATAGTCCTAATCAAGATTATTGACTTCGTAAAAGCTCATCCTTTTTTAGTTGCAGGAATGGGAATAGGTGCTGTTATCGGACAAGCAATAGCAACTTTAATAGTCCCAATTCCTTTTCTTGGTCAGTTATTGGCCCCAATAGCAGCAGTATTAGGAATCACTATTACATTAACTGGTGCAGTAATTGGTAATCGTTTAGATAAAAGATTTTCAGGAGTTGGGGATGATAAAGAATCTTCTTTGATGGAACTTTTACAGTTAATTGATGCTGTCAAAAATGGACAATTATCAGTTACAGAGGCTTATAAATTAGTAGAAAACCTACTAAAAAAGACTGATTAAATATTAAGTTTTTTTAGAATTATTGTACTATAATCGCTTGATGTTTTATCAATAATGATATCGACATTGAGCGATCAGAATTTCATTATTTTCTACAGCATAAACTAAACGATGTTCTTGATCAATACGACGTGACCAAAACCCAGACCAATTATATTTTAACGGTTCAGGGTTCCCCAGTCCATCAAAAGGATCACGTTTAATGTCTTCAATTAATTTATTGATACGTTTGATTATTTTTTTATCGGTTTGTTGCCAATATAAATAATCTTCCCAACCTTGTTCTGACCATTTTAAAATCATTCTTCAATTAAGTCTCTTTCTATTCCTTGTCCATTTCTTAGTTCTTGTATTGCTGTGTTTAATCTTTCTGCATTTTTCGGACTTTTTAATAAATAAGCGGTTTCTTTTTCTGATTCTATCTCACGCCATATTTCAATAGGAACAATAACCGCAACGGTTTGTCCTTGTTCGTTTGATACATACTGAATATCGGTTAAGTTCATGGCTTATTAATACTTTGATTCTATCACTTTGTATTTTATCAATAATGATATCGACAAGCAAGAATTCTGATCTTATGATCTAAAACTTGGTAAACTAAACGGTGTTCTTGATTAATTCTTCTTGACCAACAACCTGATAAATCATGTTTTAATTTTTCAGGTTTGCTAATACCTTCAAAGGGGTTACGTTGGACTTCTTGTATAAGTTTCATAATCTTTAAAGCTTGTTTACGATCATGTTTAACCCACCAAGCTAAGTCTTCAAAAGCATCAGCATCAAATTCCAAGTTTTTCACAGACTTCCTCTAATGTTATACCATCTTGACGGTTTTTAGCTTCTAAAAGACGCTGTTTCATCTTTGGACTTTTCAATAAGTAAGCGGTTTCTTTTTCTGATTCTATCTCACGCCATACTTCAATAGGAACAATAACCGCAACGGTTTGTCCTTGTTCGTCTGATACATACTGAATATTATTTGAGTTCATTGGTATTTAAGAGATGTGATAACTTCTTCTCTGGACTATTATAAAGCGATCGCCTGAAAGACTCCAATGGGGAAAAGTCTCATTGATACAAAAATCCCCTTATGATAGTAGAGTAAAGTATTCTCTAGTTTCTCAACCCAATCTGGTATGATTCTATGCGTCTCACCATTCAACCTTTTACGGTTCATAAACGTTTTCCTTTAACTATCAGTCGAGGAACCACAGCAAAAAATACTAATTTATGGATAAAAATAGAATCAGAAGGGATAGAAGGATGGGGAGAAGCCTCTCCTTTTTCTGTAGTCAAAGAAAGTAAAATAAATAGTGTTCAATTACAACAAGAATTAACTCGAATTATTCCTGAGTTAGAAAAATTTAATCCTTTACAAAGACAAGAAATAGAAACCGTTTTATTAGAAAATAATATTAAGTCTTCTCTTCGGGCTGCTATTGACACTGCTTTGTATGATTGGTTAGGAAAAAAGGTCAATTTACCCCTATGGAAACTGTGGGGATTAAAAGGCGATCGCTTGTTTTCTATTTCTGTTACCATTGGAATTAGTTCTCCAGATAAAGCAGTCGAAAGAGTGAGAAACTGGCTTAATTTTATGGAGGTTAAACTCTTAAAAATTAAGTTAGGATCTCCAGAGGGAATAGAAGCGGATAAAGCGATGATTTTAGCCATTCGCCAAGAAACTCCCCATCTTCCTTTAACGGTGGATGCTAATGGAGGATGGACATTAAAAGAAGCAATTTTGATGAGTGACTGGTTAGAAAAACAAAATGTTAAATATATAGAACAACCGTTAAATGTAGGGTATGAAGAAAATTTACCTCGTTTATATGAGCGATCGCCTTTACCGATTTTTGTCGATGAAAGTTGTTTTAATAGTGAAGATATTATCAAACTTTCTCCTTCCATTCATGGCATTAATATTAAACTGATGAAAGCAGGGGGAATAACTGAAGTGATGCGAATGATTTCTATCGCCAAAGCCTGTAAACTACAGATTATGTATGGTTGTTATTCGGATAGTAGTTTAGCCAATACTGCTATGACTCATTTAGCGACTTATGCTAATTATTTAGACCTAGATAGTCATTTAAACTTAATTGATGATCCCTTTCAAGGAGTAACCCTAAAAGACGGAAAATTAATGCTCAGTGATTTACCAGGATTAGGGGTAAACTGTAATCAGTAGTCAAAAAAAAGTATTTGTTATCATGATTTAGCAAAGAGTGAAAATGGTTGAATTATATCCTGTCAATTTTAGATTTTATGGTTCGTTAAATGATTTTTTACCGACTCAGCAAAAACAACAATCTTTTACTTATTGGGTAAAAGGAAATCCTTCTATTAAAGATACCATTGAAGCAGTTGGAATTCCTCATCCTGAAGTTGAATTAATATTAAATAATGGCAATATCATCGATTTTTCTTACGGGATCAAAAAAGAGGATTATATTACTGTATATCCTCATTTTTTCTCTTTACCTATCAACCAAGAAACATTACGAGAAACTTTAGAAATAAAACGATTTATCTTAGATGTTCATTTAGGCAAATTAGCCAAACAGATGAGATTATTAGGCTTTGATGTCATTTATGAAAATAATTATTCTGATGAAACTCTAGCAGACATTTCTCATCAACAACAACGTTATTTATTGACTCGTGATATTGCTTTATTGAAACGTTCTAAAGTAATTTATGGTTATTGGGTACGGGGCAAAAAGACCGAATCACAATTAATTGAAGTTCTCAATCGATTTGAATTATACTCAGAAATAACGCCTTTTAAACGTTGTATGCGATGTAATGGTTTAATTACTCCAGTGCATAAAGAAAACATAAAAGAACAGTTAGAACCGTTAACACAAGAACATTATCATGAATTCTATCAATGTACTGAATGTGAACAAGTTTATTGGAAAGGTTCCCATTATCCTAAATTAGAGAAATTTATTAGCAAACTAACATCTCGCACCTCTGAGAACGTGAGTTCGGTGTTAGGAGTTCGGCGGTCGGAGTTAGAATTTTTTTAACGAGGAAATCTGGGTTTGAGACTTCTTGTTGGTTGTCAGTTTTCCATAGATTCTCTTCCGTCGAACTCAGGTTCTGAGAAAACTAGCTAGTTAGAATAGGGAACGGAATTTTACCTTTAAAAAGTAGCAATCTATTGGAGATGGTGATAATCTTTGTTATTGCAACAAAGGCAACAATAAAGTAACAAAATAATAGACTAATGGGGCAGTAAAAACATAACTATCTGTTCGATCTAAAATACCGCCGTGTCCAGGAATTAATTGACCCGAATCTTTAACTCCGGCATCCCGTTTCATCATTGATTCAGTCAGATCACCCAATAAACTAACAATACCAATTAATACCCCTAAAATCATTCCGGTCACATACCAATAGGGCCATTCTAAATACCAAGCCCCGATTTCTCCAATGAGAATACTTCCCAACAACCCGAAAAACGCCCCTTCCACTGTTTTTTTAGGGCTAATATCAGATAAGCGGGTTCTCCCTAACCATTTCCCCATAATATAAGCCCCGATATCGGCAGCCCAAATACAACCAAAGGCTAAACAGGTGACAGTTAAAGCTGGCGGAAATAATTTCGGTTCGTTCCAAGACTCAGGCCAGTAACCCATAAGGGGTAAATTAATACTGGCGACATTAACGGTAGGGGCAGTATGGGCAAAACCTACCCGTAATCTTACCCAATAACTGGGTAAATATCCGCCATAAAATAACCCTAATACTGAGGTAGAAATATCGGCGATGGTGGCTGGTTTGGGTTGAAATAAGAGGTAAAAACAAATTAACGCCCCCGTTAAGGGGAATAAAGCATCCGTTAGGGGTGAGGCGATCGCCGAACTGATCAGGAGTATTTGAGAGACGACTAGAGTTGTTTTAGCGGCAGGGGCGATCCCTTTGGCCCGAACTAATTGAAAATACTCCAGTTGTCCTAAAAAAACGATCACACAAAGTCCGAGGGTGAAGTACCATCCCCCAATAATTAACATCCCTAAGGCAAAGACAATGGCGACAATGGCCGTGATAATTCGAGTCCAAGGCATAACAGTAGAAAAAGATTAAGGTGAGGAGTCACAAGGCAACAACATTAAGGATTCCTTATGAAAGGTTAACAAATTTCTTGCCCTTTATTCTAGGAATTTCCTGGAATTTATTGTAATTGCCCCTTTTATTAGAGTACAAAAGGTTAAAATTTTTCACCACTGAGAATAAAAATGGGATCGACGGCCGCTAGGGTTTGATAGAGTCCTTTGGTTTCTAGGCGGTTCACCCCCCCTTGAACCACCTCTATATTCCGTGCTTGTAGGGCTGCTAACCCCTCTGAAATAAGATAAAGGTTTTCTAGGTTAGAAGCAGTGGCCACTAGCCGTCCTTCGGGCTTTAATCGTTGCCAAACTTCCGTTAAAATCTCCTTGATGGGTCGTCCTCCTTCGAGGCAAATGCGATCGGGCAAGGGTTCTAGTTGGTTAAGACATTCCGGTGCCTGCCCTGCCAGTATTTTTACGTTTTGTACCCCAAAGCGATCGCAGTTACGACGAATAAGATTAACGACATCTTCATCTCGTTCAACGGCAATGATTTGACTCTTGGGGCATAATAAGCCTACTTCAACGGGAATGGTTCCTGTTCCTGCCCCAATATCCCACACCACCGAGTCTTGTTTCAATCTTAAGGCTGAAATGAGCAGTAAACGGACTTCTCGTTTACTGAGGGGAATTCCTGGAAACCGCTCAAAAAGATCGTCGGGAATACCAGGAGTTTTATAGGGCCAGAGCATAATAATACAACCTTTTGGTAGTTTAATTTTTATTTTAATTCTTTAGGTTTTAAATATCTTTGGCCATAATGTTTCTAAAGCAGTGCCAGCCGTCCGAATTTTAAATTTTTCTGTTAATCTTTGTTGCTGTTTAAGTGAAAAGTAATCTTTCCAGGAACCGACTTTTCCTTTACGAACAAAAGGAGGCATATTTTTAGGCCGTTTACTAGACCAACGTTGCTGATCTTTTTTCATGCTTTTCAATGAACTATTCACAATAATCTTGTTAATAATTTCCTCATTTTCGATACAGTTTAAGTAATCACCTCCTAGAAAATTAGCTATTTTTATAATAATTGGTCTAAGGTCAGCTTTCATATTTTCATAGGTTAAAAATAAAACATTTTCCTCATCTCTATATTCATACCAAGGAAGTAAATGATCAAAATAGTCTCCAAAATCAACTTCTCCCCGTATAAAGCATTCAAAAAAATCATCAAAGGTTCCATCGGCAAAATTATAATGTTGAATAAAACCCCTAGTATGATGATAAAATGAAACCACACAATCAAAAGGATTTCTCGCAACATAAATATACTTAGCTGCTGGATGATAAGGGGTTAACTGACGGGGAAAATGGGTTTTAATAACCCTTGGTTGACGTAACTTTTCTATGGTTTCTTTTCCTATTTCTTCTAAATGGGGGATATAATCTTCTAGTTTTTCTGATGGAGATAAAGGTTCTCCTTGATGTTGCATCAACCAAAGAATATATTGTGTCCAAGTTGTACCACATTTAGGATAGGTTACGAGAAAAACATCTGAAGGTTGCGCTTGATATCGTAGTGCAGATATAAACCCTTCAATGGGAAATCCTATCGGCATCAAAAATCCATCATGATCGTAATAACTCGGTTTTTTTCTATTCATTGATCTCAATTTTACTTACTTTCCTAAGAGGGTATCAACTGAAAAATTAATTTGAGGAGAAGATAAAGGGGAAATAAATCCAGTTTGATAATCTTGCTTGATTTGATAATCGTTATCTTTAGGGTTTTGGAAGACTTTTAGGGTTTTTAAAGTGAGAGCAATGACCCAGTATTCTTGAATATGAGCATTAGCATAAATTGTTTTTTTTATTCCTAAATCTTTGCTTAAGGTACTATCAGCAATTTCAATTAACCAATAAATATCTTCAGGGTAAGGATGGTGATCAAAATATAATGAGGAAGGAGCGCAAACGACAGCAATATCTGGCTCAGGTTCTGAGTCGATTAAAGTAATAGGATGAGCTTCGCTGATGATAGCTTGTTTCCCTAAAAGAGAGCGTAAATACTCGGCGATCCTAAGATTAATATAGTGATGTAATGGACCTTCTGGACTCATTTGTAGTATTTCTCCTGCAATTAACTCAACGGGTCGATTATCGAGAATTCCAGCTTCAATCATTTTGTGATAATCTTCTACTGACCATTTAGCAAGACTGTACATAACTGTTATTAATTCCTATCAAATAGTAGTCAATTTAATCTTTATTTCGATCATCTTAGCATATCTCTCTAAAGTAAGAAAAAAAGCGTGAAATTAAGCTAAAAAACTAAACTGTACCCATAGTTTGCTAAACTATTAACAAAGAGCATTAAAAGAGTAAGTATGATTATGGCAAATCAAGAACATTTAGCCCTTTTAGAAAAAGAAAAAAACTGGATAAGCTGGCGTAAAAATAACCCTCAAATCAGTCCAGATTTGCAAGAGATTGATTTAACAGGAAAAAATCTTAAACAAGCTCATTTATGTGAAGTTAACCTGAGTCAAGCTAATTTAGAAAACGTAAATTTGAGCCAAGCAAACTTAGAAAAAGCCGATTTAACCCAAGCCAATTTGAGAGCAGCTAATCTCAGTTATGCCTACCTAGAACGAGCCAACCTAATTGGGGCAAATTTACGACAAGCTAACTTAATCCAAGCTCATTTATCTGAGGCTAATTTAATCGGAACGTCCCTAAGAAATAGTCAGATTCAAGCAGCAAATTTTAGTCGCAGCCAACTCAATCGTACCAATTTAAGCGAAGCTTATGGACGAAATACTAACTTTTGTGAAGCGGATCTTTCCCAAGCAAGCTTATACGAAGTTGAACTACAGGGAGCTTATTTTTACCGAGCTAATTTATTTCAAGCTCAAATGATTCAAGGGCATTTATATCATAGTTATTTATATGACGCTAACCTACAAGAAATTAAAGGCGATCGCCTCGATTTAAGATGGAGTAATTTAAGTAAAGCAAATCTACAAGGAGCCAGTTTACAAGGAGCAAACTTAAGTTATGCTAATCTGAGCTATGGGAACCTAGAAGGAGCCAACTTACAAGGGGCAAACTTGAGAGGAGCCAATTTAATCGGAACGAATCTAGAACAGACTAACTTAAGTGAGGCCAACTTAACAGACACCATCACTGCTTAATAATTTGTTAAATATGAGGGAAAAAAATCGCAGTATTCTAATATTTATAGACAGCTAATCACGGTTAATAATTGAGTTTCAATTCATGCTGGAAAAAATCTTATACGCTGACTCAGGAACTGGAACCACCCAAGAAATGCTTAAAGTTTTGATGGATCTTCCGGCCATTAAAAAAGCATCCCTAAATATCCTCCATGTCGTTCCTCCCCAAATTACCACCGATGAGATCGCAACTAAATGGGAAGAAGGGGGTAAATTAATTGCAGGTATCCTTGATAACCTTAAACTTGATCCCACCCATGTCTCTACCATGCTACGTCAAGGCGATCCTAAAGACACGGTGTGTCAGGTAGCCGATGAGATCAACGCAGATTTAATCATTATGGGATCACGGGGACTTAAACGCCTCGAAGCCATTTTAGAAAAATCGGTCAGTCAATACGTCTTTCAACTGACTAACCACCCTATGTTGTTAGTTAAGGATGATGTTTACGTCAAAAAGATTAAACGGGTCATGGTTGCCCTCGATAAGTCTCCTGCAGCCCAATATGCCCTAGACTTAGCCTTGTATTTATTACGAGACTATTCAGAAGCCGAATTAGTTCTAGCACGGGTGAACCCTGACATTAAACCAGAACTGCTACCCCTATCCAAAGCAGAGATGGAGAATAACCCCATTGTGGCAGAAGCAGCCACTAAAGTGAAGCGCATGGGAGTTCCCTATCGTTGTGCCGTAACCGGGGGTCGTCCTGGGGAACAACTATGTCAGTTAGCAGAGGACTACAATATCGACTTATTGTTATTGGGATCACCCGATCGCCGTCCCTCTGTGGCCAAAGCGTTACCGGATCTTGATCGACTGTTAGGAACCTCCTTATCGGATTATGTCAGGGTTAATGCCAATTGTCCCATTCTCTTGGCCCGCAAAGAAGGAATCTAAAGGGAAAGAAACTTAAATCTTTGTAACAAGATGTTTCACAAACGGTCAATGATGATGCAAAGTAATGGTTAAATCTGTCATATTCTAGGAGATTACTGTCCATGTTATCTGATACCCAAGTGTTAGTTGCGTTAGTTATTGCCTTAGTTCCTGGGATTCTTGCTTTTCGCTTAGCCACGGAACTTTATAAGTAACTGTTTCGTTTAATAAAACAGATACCGATTCATCCCGACAGAAACAATGATTTAATGTTTTTGTTTGGGGTGAATGGTCTATTGTAGATGAGTTATCTGTTGAACCTATGTCCATGTCTAGACAACGTCGTTCTTCTCGTCGTCAAACCATTACCACGACTCACCCAGAACATCAATGGGTAGCCACAGAAATTACCATTAAATTAGTCATCAACGGCATTTTATCAGCCGTTGCACTGTTTAGCTTGTTTAAGTTAATTCCCTATCAATGGTCACAACAAGCACAGTTAAAAGAAATTAGAGTCGAAATCGAAGAAACAGAAAAACGAGTGTCTCAGTTAAGAAATGATTTTCGTCATAATTTTGATCCCTACAAAATTGATAAAGTGATGGAAGAACAAAGTCCCCGTTTACAACCCACACAAAGGCGTATTTTTTGGTTGAATTAGTTAGGTTTGGGAATAGGGAATATATAATTAGAAAACTATAGGATCATTGTAATTTTTAAAAGTTTTTGCAATGCAATCGGATATCAACAACATCATAGTTGTTTCTTTCATACACATTCAGGCACTAAACCCTAGAACAATTTCTCTTGACAAAGGGTTAAATGAAACTGTAGGTTAATTTTTTGTTTTCTTGATACTGGCCCTGGTCTATCTTCTTCGGGTAATTCACAGACTTCTAGTGATTTTGTGGGACAACCTCTGTTGCTACAAGCGAATGAAATCTATGCCGTTACCGGCAACTTTCCAGGTGAAGCCAGTGCTTTAGCTTTTACGACTTGGACATTAGATGCACCAGCGACAGAACCTGTTTCTGTACCAGAACCTTCAATTATTATTGGATTGGGGATGTTAACAACATTTGGTATCAGTACAGGCTTCAAACGTAAATTAAGTAAAGCTAAGAAGAAATAAAATTGAATTTCAAATTTGTATTTAATTTTCTCCTCGTTTATATGGGAGATTTTTTTTTGTTGACTATAAAGTGAGATTTAAAAACCTTCTTTTTTTTGTATATTTCTCACCTGTTCAATGTCTAACTCTAAAGCTTCGGCCACCTGTTCAACTGTTAAACCCAATGCTAACAAACGGGGAACAGTTTCTAATGCTTTGTCAAGTCTTCCCTCCTCACGACCTTCCTGGCGACCTTCTACTTGACGGTTAGGATAAATAATTACCCCACGCCAATCATTAGTTAAATTAGTTTTACTCAGATATAAGAAGATTTCTGCAAAAAAGCGACCATAAAAGTTATCGTCTTTTTGAAACTGTACTTTACAGAAATAAATCGGTGTATTAAGATTATTATTTTTTGGTAAGAATACTCCATCAATGCGAAAGGATAATTGTTTAATCTCTACCGAGTCAAAACAATAGCTGTTTGCTTCGGTTGCAGGAAATTGAATCAACTCAAAGAAAATAGAGGGAAAAGATTGAAAGAGACGGTAAAAAATAGTATCTGTTTTCATCCTTACTTAATCACTAAGATGACTTCTGCAAAAAGTCTTTTTTTCTCACGAAGATAAACCCTCACTGTTCATTCTCCTGAAGAAAATTAATCGTTTTCTCAATAGTTAATTGACGACTTTTTAAAATAGATTGAAATAATTCCGTTGATAACGCTTGTTCAACAGGATGTACCCCTGGTTGAACCAGTTCCCCCTTAAGCAGCAACTCGACAATACTACCCGTTCCCATACCAGCAGCAACCGAGGCACTTTCATGGCTAAAGGTACTGATATAATGGGCTGCACCCTCAGATCCATAACCCTTAACATCGCAACGCATGGCAACTCCTGTTCCCGTAAAGCGATCGCTCACATCCGTCATCACATGACTCACCTGTGCCAAAAATTCCACCGTTTTCGGACT from Crocosphaera subtropica ATCC 51142 includes these protein-coding regions:
- a CDS encoding PEP-CTERM sorting domain-containing protein (PEP-CTERM proteins occur, often in large numbers, in the proteomes of bacteria that also encode an exosortase, a predicted intramembrane cysteine proteinase. The presence of a PEP-CTERM domain at a protein's C-terminus predicts cleavage within the sorting domain, followed by covalent anchoring to some some component of the (usually Gram-negative) cell surface. Many PEP-CTERM proteins exhibit an unusual sequence composition that includes large numbers of potential glycosylation sites. Expression of one such protein has been shown restore the ability of a bacterium to form floc, a type of biofilm.): MGQPLLLQANEIYAVTGNFPGEASALAFTTWTLDAPATEPVSVPEPSIIIGLGMLTTFGISTGFKRKLSKAKKK
- a CDS encoding DUF2887 domain-containing protein: MKTDTIFYRLFQSFPSIFFELIQFPATEANSYCFDSVEIKQLSFRIDGVFLPKNNNLNTPIYFCKVQFQKDDNFYGRFFAEIFLYLSKTNLTNDWRGVIIYPNRQVEGRQEGREEGRLDKALETVPRLLALGLTVEQVAEALELDIEQVRNIQKKEGF